From Acidaminococcales bacterium, one genomic window encodes:
- a CDS encoding enoyl-CoA hydratase/isomerase family protein, whose product MSGGTVLVDREEVLGIITINRPEALNALNGEVISGIKRAVLEIESDPAIKVIIITGAGEKAFAAGADIAEMAKKGAQEAKEFSLRGHELMDKIETSEKPVIAAINGFALGGGCELAMACDMRVASDKAKFGQPEVNLGIIPAFGGTQRLLRLVGKGMTKMLIMSARMIDAATALRIGLVDMVTTESELIPKVRKLALEIAGKSQNAVRLAKLSINAGHEMGLKAGNDFEAENFSECFRSAEQKEGMAAFLEKRPAKF is encoded by the coding sequence ATGTCTGGCGGGACTGTATTGGTGGACAGAGAGGAAGTTTTAGGCATTATAACCATAAACAGGCCGGAAGCTTTGAACGCGCTCAACGGTGAAGTCATAAGCGGCATCAAGCGCGCTGTTCTGGAAATAGAAAGCGACCCTGCGATAAAAGTGATTATTATTACCGGCGCCGGCGAAAAAGCGTTTGCAGCCGGCGCGGACATCGCGGAAATGGCAAAAAAAGGGGCGCAGGAAGCTAAGGAGTTTTCTTTGCGGGGACATGAATTGATGGATAAAATTGAAACAAGCGAAAAACCGGTGATTGCCGCCATAAACGGCTTTGCTTTGGGCGGCGGTTGTGAATTGGCCATGGCTTGCGATATGCGCGTGGCGTCAGATAAAGCCAAGTTTGGGCAACCGGAAGTCAATTTGGGGATTATTCCGGCATTTGGCGGCACGCAGCGCTTGCTGCGCTTAGTGGGGAAGGGCATGACAAAAATGCTCATCATGTCGGCGCGCATGATTGACGCGGCAACGGCTTTGCGCATAGGGCTTGTTGACATGGTAACGACGGAAAGCGAATTGATACCAAAGGTCAGGAAATTGGCTTTGGAGATAGCGGGCAAAAGCCAGAATGCCGTGAGGTTGGCCAAGCTGTCCATCAACGCGGGGCATGAAATGGGACTTAAGGCCGGCAACGATTTTGAGGCGGAGAATTTCAGCGAATGTTTCCGCAGCGCCGAGCAAAAAGAAGGCATGGCCGCTTTTTTGGAAAAGCGGCCGGCGAAGTTTTGA
- a CDS encoding alpha/beta hydrolase yields MRDVIIPCAIRSIHGFLHPARAAAGRDASLIVSHGFRGSPDGGGRALILAQAASEHLNVLRFPFTPLSGLSRQIEELLAVIAYARGALGPDVILLGRSMGGAASLLAAAKARDVRGLILWSVPFDLVGALAAALGRENMDKLRLGQPAELDDEWGKGVLTPDFYTDLLSYDLFGVFAVLPDMPLLFVHGERDELAPAEDARDAFALARGGKRFHLVKGGDHRFIEGFPDCLDAVMAWLKDNYGRDGIC; encoded by the coding sequence ATGCGGGACGTAATTATCCCCTGCGCCATTCGCAGCATACATGGTTTCTTGCATCCGGCGCGCGCGGCCGCAGGGCGGGACGCGTCATTGATTGTCAGCCACGGGTTCCGGGGGTCGCCGGACGGCGGCGGGCGGGCGCTGATACTGGCGCAAGCGGCGTCGGAACATCTTAACGTGCTTAGATTCCCTTTCACGCCGCTCAGCGGCCTTTCCCGGCAAATAGAGGAACTCCTGGCGGTCATTGCTTACGCGCGCGGCGCGCTCGGCCCTGATGTAATATTGCTCGGCCGCAGCATGGGCGGCGCCGCTTCTTTGCTTGCCGCCGCGAAAGCGCGCGATGTGCGCGGCCTGATCCTCTGGTCGGTTCCTTTTGACCTCGTCGGCGCGCTTGCTGCCGCACTGGGCAGAGAAAACATGGACAAACTGCGTTTGGGCCAACCGGCCGAACTGGACGACGAATGGGGGAAAGGCGTCCTGACGCCGGATTTTTATACGGATTTACTGTCTTACGACCTTTTCGGCGTATTCGCCGTTTTGCCGGACATGCCGCTTTTGTTCGTGCACGGCGAAAGGGATGAACTCGCGCCGGCCGAAGATGCGCGGGATGCGTTTGCGCTGGCGCGCGGCGGCAAGAGGTTTCACCTTGTCAAGGGCGGCGACCATAGATTCATCGAGGGCTTCCCTGACTGCTTGGACGCGGTCATGGCCTGGCTTAAAGATAATTACGGGAGGGACGGCATTTGCTAA
- a CDS encoding peptidylprolyl isomerase, translating into MAVFDTSKGVFKIELFTQEAPLTAGNFAALAKRGFYDGLIFHRVIDGFMIQGGDPNGNGTGGPGYAIKDEFSPRLKHDKPGTLSMANAGPNTGGSQFFITLAPAPWLDGKHSVFGQVVEGMEVVAAIGKVKTGSQDKPLEAVVIKKVTIEEGTK; encoded by the coding sequence TTGGCGGTATTCGATACATCCAAAGGTGTTTTTAAAATTGAGCTTTTCACGCAGGAGGCACCGCTGACTGCCGGCAACTTCGCCGCTTTGGCCAAACGCGGGTTTTATGACGGGCTTATTTTTCATCGGGTCATAGACGGCTTCATGATCCAAGGCGGCGACCCCAACGGCAACGGGACGGGCGGCCCCGGCTATGCGATCAAAGACGAATTCTCGCCCCGCCTGAAACATGATAAACCGGGGACACTGTCCATGGCCAACGCCGGCCCTAATACCGGCGGTTCGCAGTTTTTCATCACCTTGGCCCCCGCCCCTTGGCTTGACGGCAAACACAGCGTTTTTGGGCAGGTAGTCGAGGGCATGGAAGTGGTGGCGGCGATTGGCAAGGTAAAAACAGGCTCGCAGGACAAACCGCTGGAGGCCGTAGTCATTAAAAAAGTTACGATCGAGGAAGGAACGAAGTAA
- a CDS encoding PhoH family protein: MSDADNALKVLLRDQAEALGIFGHNDEFLRLIGQAFSCRILTRGEEILLAGDAGETASLKRLFEELLFLCRQGHPLTAHDVRYGIRMVKEGCADNLHKMFSDTVIVTNRGRHIKAKTLGQWIYLEAIKRNFITIGIGPAGTGKTYLAVAMALGALKNKDAERIILTRPAVEAGEKLGFLPGDMQEKVDPYLRPLYDALYEISGSELFQKYMGKGLIEVAPLAYMRGRTLNDSFIILDEAQNATPEQMKMFLTRLGFGSKMVVAGDATQTDLPQGKQSGLAHAEKVLQGIDGIQIVRFSKKDVVRHEIVGMMIKAYENFDQRCKNK, encoded by the coding sequence TTGAGCGATGCGGACAACGCACTCAAAGTGCTTTTGCGCGACCAGGCGGAAGCTCTCGGCATTTTTGGCCATAACGATGAATTTTTGCGGCTGATCGGGCAAGCCTTTTCCTGCCGGATACTCACCCGCGGCGAAGAAATACTCCTTGCCGGCGACGCCGGGGAAACCGCCAGCTTGAAAAGGTTGTTTGAGGAGCTTCTGTTTCTTTGCCGGCAGGGACATCCCCTGACGGCGCATGACGTGCGCTACGGCATCCGAATGGTCAAAGAAGGCTGCGCCGACAACCTGCACAAGATGTTTTCCGATACGGTAATCGTTACAAACAGAGGGCGGCACATCAAAGCGAAAACGCTCGGGCAGTGGATATATCTTGAGGCCATCAAGCGCAATTTTATAACGATCGGCATCGGCCCGGCCGGCACCGGCAAAACCTACCTGGCGGTCGCCATGGCGCTCGGAGCGCTGAAAAACAAAGACGCGGAACGGATCATCCTGACCAGGCCTGCGGTTGAGGCGGGAGAAAAACTCGGCTTTTTGCCGGGAGACATGCAGGAGAAAGTAGATCCCTATCTGCGCCCCCTGTACGATGCGCTTTATGAAATATCGGGCAGCGAATTGTTCCAAAAATACATGGGCAAGGGACTGATCGAAGTAGCTCCGCTCGCTTATATGCGCGGGCGGACCTTAAACGACTCCTTCATCATATTGGACGAAGCGCAGAACGCCACGCCCGAGCAGATGAAGATGTTCCTCACCCGCCTGGGGTTCGGTTCCAAGATGGTGGTCGCCGGCGATGCCACTCAGACGGATTTGCCGCAAGGCAAGCAGTCTGGGCTGGCGCACGCGGAAAAAGTATTGCAAGGGATAGACGGCATACAAATAGTGCGCTTTTCCAAAAAAGACGTGGTGCGGCACGAGATCGTCGGCATGATGATCAAAGCTTACGAAAATTTTGACCAGCGCTGCAAGAATAAATAA
- the ybeY gene encoding rRNA maturation RNase YbeY, giving the protein MRIFLSSDMDACPPGGAKTRLIKRALGAAADLEKLKKRVQVSVTLVDDAKMRSINREFRGADKVTDVISFALNEGEETCAAGGPEKDLLGEIVICLPQAARQAEEYGHSLERELSYLAAHGFLHLLGYDHITAQDRKAMRAQEENIMAKIGLVRP; this is encoded by the coding sequence ATGCGTATTTTTTTGAGCAGCGACATGGACGCCTGCCCGCCTGGCGGCGCAAAGACGCGTTTGATCAAACGGGCGCTCGGCGCGGCCGCCGATTTGGAAAAGCTGAAAAAACGCGTCCAGGTGAGCGTAACTTTGGTGGACGATGCGAAAATGCGTTCAATCAACCGGGAATTTCGCGGCGCCGACAAGGTAACCGATGTCATTTCCTTTGCCCTGAACGAAGGGGAAGAAACATGCGCCGCAGGCGGGCCGGAAAAAGACTTGTTGGGGGAGATTGTCATCTGCCTGCCGCAGGCCGCCCGCCAGGCGGAAGAATATGGGCACAGCTTGGAGCGCGAATTGAGCTATCTGGCGGCGCACGGCTTTTTGCATCTTTTGGGCTACGATCATATAACCGCGCAAGACAGGAAAGCCATGCGCGCGCAAGAGGAGAACATTATGGCGAAAATCGGGCTTGTAAGGCCGTGA
- the era gene encoding GTPase Era, translated as MKTDGKDMAGATFKSGFVAVVGRPNVGKSTLVNRLVGGKVSIVSDKPQTTRNRIMCVLTQESAQMVFLDTPGIHKPRGKLGAFMLKAAESALAEVNVIIFVVDASRKKGGGDEYIMAKLAQADAPVILAANKIDLLPDSRAILPAIKSYADDLPLSAAVPVCALKQTDFAPLLTEIGKHLTCGPKYFPDGMVTDQPEQMLAAEMIREKILRATAGEVPHSIAVKTDEMKLRENQDMYIRATIYVERASQKGIIIGAGGRLIKEIGQAARADIQALLGNRVYLDLWVKVKEGWRDRDGALREFGFGRTC; from the coding sequence GTGAAAACAGACGGCAAGGATATGGCGGGGGCAACCTTTAAATCCGGCTTTGTCGCGGTAGTCGGCCGGCCGAACGTTGGCAAGTCCACCTTGGTCAACCGGTTGGTCGGCGGGAAGGTATCCATTGTTTCCGACAAGCCTCAGACTACGCGCAACCGCATCATGTGCGTCCTGACGCAGGAATCCGCGCAAATGGTTTTCCTCGACACGCCGGGCATTCACAAGCCGCGGGGCAAATTGGGCGCGTTCATGCTCAAGGCGGCCGAAAGCGCCTTGGCCGAAGTGAACGTTATAATTTTCGTTGTGGACGCGTCCCGGAAAAAGGGCGGCGGCGACGAATACATCATGGCAAAACTCGCCCAAGCGGACGCGCCGGTAATACTGGCGGCCAACAAAATTGACCTTTTGCCCGACAGTCGGGCCATCCTGCCGGCCATAAAAAGCTATGCGGACGATCTGCCGCTCAGCGCGGCCGTTCCGGTTTGCGCCCTGAAACAAACAGACTTTGCGCCGCTTTTGACGGAAATAGGCAAACACCTGACTTGCGGGCCGAAATATTTCCCCGACGGCATGGTTACCGACCAGCCGGAACAAATGCTTGCGGCGGAGATGATCAGGGAGAAAATTCTCCGGGCGACGGCAGGCGAGGTGCCACATTCCATCGCCGTGAAAACAGACGAGATGAAACTGCGCGAAAATCAGGACATGTACATCAGGGCGACCATTTACGTTGAGCGCGCCTCACAAAAAGGAATAATCATCGGCGCGGGCGGGCGGCTCATAAAAGAGATCGGCCAGGCGGCGCGCGCCGATATACAGGCGCTGTTGGGCAACAGGGTGTATCTTGACCTGTGGGTAAAAGTGAAAGAAGGTTGGCGCGACCGCGATGGCGCGCTGCGCGAATTCGGCTTCGGACGGACATGCTGA
- the recO gene encoding DNA repair protein RecO: protein MTDNNLYQDDIIILRARDWQTYDKIADAFSRSHGRILFIAYGARHIKNRNSALMQSLAHASAQLAPGQKFDTLRQCELLEPLLASPEIAKFAYASFAAELTIEATPEREPQEEIYHLLRGALQAMNKRNPRLVILAFVMKLFSLCGISPSFDNCVCCGKAIEGSAWASAVQGGCVCGDCRTGAEADFSQSARALSAALRNVDLAAAGGFTAKGHDLRALEDFLYKFVLAQIEKPLKSLQFLSKL from the coding sequence ATGACGGACAATAACCTTTATCAGGACGATATTATCATTCTCAGGGCGAGGGACTGGCAAACTTATGACAAGATCGCGGACGCCTTTTCCCGCAGCCACGGCCGCATCTTATTTATCGCCTACGGCGCGCGGCATATAAAGAACCGCAACAGCGCCCTGATGCAAAGCCTTGCCCACGCCAGCGCGCAATTGGCGCCCGGGCAGAAATTCGACACATTGCGGCAATGCGAACTGCTCGAACCCTTGCTGGCTTCGCCGGAAATCGCGAAATTCGCCTATGCTTCTTTCGCCGCCGAGCTTACCATAGAGGCGACGCCGGAGCGCGAGCCGCAGGAAGAAATATACCATCTCTTGCGCGGCGCCCTGCAAGCCATGAACAAGCGCAATCCGCGCCTGGTCATACTGGCTTTTGTCATGAAACTCTTTTCCCTGTGCGGCATATCGCCCAGTTTCGACAACTGCGTGTGCTGCGGCAAAGCGATCGAGGGCAGCGCATGGGCCAGCGCCGTGCAAGGCGGCTGCGTCTGCGGCGATTGCCGGACGGGGGCGGAAGCCGATTTTTCGCAAAGCGCCCGCGCGCTGAGCGCCGCCCTGCGCAATGTCGACTTGGCCGCCGCCGGCGGCTTTACGGCCAAGGGGCACGATTTGCGCGCGCTGGAAGATTTTTTATATAAATTTGTTCTCGCGCAAATTGAAAAGCCGCTGAAAAGCCTGCAATTTTTAAGCAAGCTGTAG
- the glyQ gene encoding glycine--tRNA ligase subunit alpha codes for MDLQTMILHLQNFWSRQNCVLGQPYDVEKGAGTMNPATFLRALGPEPWNTAYVEPSRRPADGRYGDNPNRLFQHHQYQVIMKPSPLDIQQLYLSSLEELGIAAKDHDIRFVEDNWEAPTLGAWGLGWEVWLDGMEITQFTYFQQVGGLDVKPVTVEITYGLERLAMYIQGKDNVYDLQWVGGVTYGDIFRQNEYEQSLYNFERSNAALLFKLFDCYEEEAVRIIAEGLVLPGYDYALKCSHVFNLLAARGAIGISERTAFIGRVRNLARAAAAAYLRERERLGFPLLKGGRQSE; via the coding sequence ATGGATTTACAAACAATGATCTTGCATTTGCAAAATTTCTGGTCGCGGCAAAATTGCGTGCTTGGCCAGCCCTATGATGTGGAAAAAGGCGCCGGCACCATGAACCCGGCTACCTTTTTGCGCGCCTTGGGGCCGGAACCCTGGAACACCGCTTATGTGGAACCGTCCCGCCGGCCGGCCGACGGACGTTACGGCGACAATCCCAACAGGCTTTTCCAGCACCATCAATATCAGGTAATCATGAAACCTTCCCCGCTTGACATCCAGCAATTGTACCTGTCCAGCTTGGAAGAGCTGGGGATCGCGGCCAAAGATCATGACATCAGGTTTGTTGAAGATAACTGGGAAGCGCCGACGCTGGGGGCTTGGGGGCTTGGCTGGGAAGTCTGGCTCGATGGCATGGAAATAACCCAGTTTACTTATTTTCAGCAGGTCGGCGGCCTTGACGTCAAGCCGGTTACGGTTGAAATTACCTACGGGCTGGAGCGGCTGGCCATGTACATACAGGGCAAAGACAACGTCTATGACTTGCAATGGGTTGGCGGCGTAACTTACGGCGATATTTTCCGGCAGAACGAATACGAGCAGTCGTTATATAATTTCGAGCGCTCGAACGCCGCGCTCTTATTTAAACTTTTTGACTGCTATGAGGAGGAAGCCGTCCGCATCATAGCGGAAGGGCTGGTTTTGCCCGGTTATGATTATGCGCTCAAATGTTCCCATGTTTTCAATCTGCTGGCCGCGCGGGGGGCGATCGGCATAAGCGAGCGCACGGCCTTCATCGGGCGGGTGCGCAATCTGGCGCGCGCGGCGGCGGCGGCTTATTTGCGGGAACGCGAGAGACTGGGGTTCCCGCTCTTAAAAGGAGGCCGCCAAAGTGAATAA
- the glyS gene encoding glycine--tRNA ligase subunit beta, which translates to MNKDLLLEIGTEEMPAKFLPETVVQLEKAAADALNRLLIPFEKVKAYATPRRMAVIAYSLPPEQARSFLEHKGPPLKIACNDDGSWSKAALGFARGQAASPDALFAKGGYLYVRKDCGGGPVENLLPEALLSIINSLAFPKSMRWSDLDFRFVRPIHWLLALFGGKELPLEIARVKSGAASRGHRFLSAGPIKIDSPARYLETLKENFVLADQDERRALIRGQIEQIADRLGGKAAIDPELLEEVVYLVEYPTALFGRIDKEFLALPQEAVITPMREHQRYFPLLDAGGKLLPYFITVRNGDGNNLDGIAAGNERVLRARLSDAAFFFGEDKKHTLASRTEKLKTVVFREGLGSIYDKARRIVELSAFVADAAALRLNGGEQEMLARTALLCKADLTCGMVCEFTELQGIMGREYALLDGEPAPVADGICEHYLPRFAGDALPRSFTGRLTGIADKLDNITAAFSFGQAPTGSQDPYALRRQAIGIINIIRDAGWNLSLSAAVRESMRLLDVSATGIAAPITDFFSLRARNMLAEEGLRHDLADAVLSADADNIAQVFKRAAALREFAAGSLMPDAVRAFTRVANIAKQPPMGDFDEKLLVEPAEKELFSVFSILQEQARAAAANGKYVLALELAARLAPAVDKFFAEVMVMSPDEKLKGNRLRLLAAIKKFAAGVADFSRIAGA; encoded by the coding sequence GTGAATAAAGATTTGCTTCTTGAAATCGGAACGGAAGAAATGCCGGCGAAATTTTTGCCGGAAACGGTCGTTCAACTGGAAAAGGCTGCCGCCGACGCATTGAACCGCCTCCTCATACCTTTTGAAAAAGTAAAAGCCTACGCTACTCCCCGGCGCATGGCCGTCATAGCTTATTCCCTGCCGCCGGAGCAGGCGCGGTCTTTCCTTGAACATAAAGGCCCGCCGCTCAAAATCGCCTGCAACGACGACGGCTCCTGGAGCAAGGCGGCGCTGGGCTTCGCGCGGGGACAGGCGGCGTCTCCGGATGCGCTTTTTGCCAAGGGAGGATACCTTTACGTAAGGAAAGATTGCGGCGGCGGGCCGGTGGAGAATCTTTTGCCGGAGGCGCTGTTAAGCATCATAAATTCACTCGCTTTTCCCAAAAGCATGCGCTGGTCCGATTTGGATTTTCGCTTCGTGCGGCCTATTCACTGGCTTTTGGCGCTGTTTGGCGGCAAGGAGCTTCCTTTGGAAATAGCGCGCGTAAAGTCGGGCGCGGCCAGCCGGGGGCACCGATTTTTAAGCGCGGGGCCGATAAAAATAGATTCCCCCGCGCGTTATCTGGAAACGCTTAAGGAAAATTTTGTGCTGGCCGACCAGGACGAACGGCGCGCCCTCATCAGGGGGCAAATAGAGCAAATAGCCGACCGGCTTGGGGGCAAAGCCGCCATCGACCCGGAACTGCTTGAAGAAGTGGTGTATCTGGTGGAATACCCGACCGCTCTTTTCGGCCGGATTGACAAAGAATTTCTCGCTCTGCCCCAGGAAGCGGTCATAACGCCCATGCGCGAACATCAGCGCTATTTCCCGCTGCTGGACGCCGGCGGGAAGCTGCTTCCTTATTTCATCACCGTAAGAAACGGCGACGGCAATAACCTTGACGGCATAGCGGCCGGCAACGAGCGTGTGCTCCGGGCGCGCCTCAGCGATGCGGCGTTCTTCTTTGGCGAAGATAAAAAACACACTTTGGCGTCGCGGACGGAAAAATTGAAAACAGTAGTTTTCCGGGAAGGGCTTGGCAGCATCTACGACAAAGCGCGCCGGATAGTCGAATTGTCGGCTTTTGTGGCGGACGCGGCGGCCTTGCGGCTGAACGGGGGCGAACAGGAAATGCTCGCCCGGACCGCCCTATTGTGCAAAGCCGATTTGACTTGCGGCATGGTATGCGAATTTACCGAACTGCAGGGAATAATGGGCCGCGAATACGCGCTGCTGGACGGCGAGCCGGCACCAGTTGCGGACGGCATTTGCGAACATTACTTGCCGCGCTTTGCCGGGGACGCGCTGCCCCGCTCCTTTACCGGCCGGCTCACGGGCATTGCCGACAAATTGGACAATATAACGGCCGCCTTCAGCTTTGGGCAGGCCCCGACCGGATCGCAGGATCCATACGCCTTGCGCCGCCAAGCGATCGGCATAATCAACATCATACGCGACGCCGGCTGGAACCTCTCCCTGTCCGCCGCCGTCCGCGAAAGCATGCGGCTGCTGGACGTATCGGCCACGGGGATTGCCGCGCCAATAACGGATTTTTTCAGCCTGCGCGCAAGAAACATGCTCGCCGAAGAAGGATTGCGCCATGACCTCGCCGATGCCGTGCTGTCGGCGGATGCCGACAACATAGCGCAGGTGTTTAAGCGCGCGGCGGCCCTTAGGGAATTTGCCGCCGGCAGCCTGATGCCCGATGCCGTGCGCGCCTTTACGCGGGTAGCCAACATTGCCAAACAGCCGCCGATGGGCGATTTTGACGAAAAATTGCTCGTTGAGCCGGCGGAAAAGGAGCTGTTTTCCGTTTTTTCCATATTGCAAGAGCAGGCGCGCGCGGCGGCCGCCAACGGGAAATACGTCCTTGCCTTGGAACTGGCGGCGCGTTTGGCGCCGGCGGTGGACAAATTCTTTGCCGAGGTCATGGTCATGTCGCCTGACGAAAAATTAAAGGGCAACCGTTTGCGGCTTTTGGCGGCCATTAAAAAATTCGCCGCCGGCGTGGCCGATTTCAGCCGAATAGCGGGCGCGTAA